From the Accumulibacter sp. genome, one window contains:
- a CDS encoding ABC transporter transmembrane domain-containing protein: MSRAAPEAPAAADGSPAATRRLRPLRALLPYVGRYPGRLALALSFLLLAAGAMLMLPHAVKLLVDGGLMQPVAGASDERLAAIRQHFLFLFALSLLLGLATAARYYMVSWIGERVTTDLRQAVYAHVLRQSPQFFETLKTGEVLSRLSTDTTVIHHALGSSVSMGLRNLVLLLGGLAMLLATAPRLMLSVAGIIVLVVLPAVLIARRVRKLSRASQDRLADTGGIAGEVLNAVAVVQSYGREAAEAERFGRANEEAFTASMRRTGTRSALTAFVIIGVFASLLYGMYGGVRAVLAGEISAGELSQTALYVMLVAGSVAVLAEVWGDLLRAAGATERLMELLAVRSPIVEPARPLSLPPAAGGLQLCFSQVHFVYPSRPTAGVLLGLDLSIAAGQTVALVGPSGAGKTTVFQLLQRFYDVAAGAILVDGADLRQLPLAELRGRIAVVPQEPVIFSGSIADNIAYGRPGASPDEIRAAAGAAFVDDFVHRLPAGYDTFVGERGLRLSGGQRQRIAIARAILKNAPLLLLDEATSSLDAASERVVQAALEVAMTGRTTIVIAHRLATVQRADRIIVLDHGRVVEDGTHAALVAKGGLYAGLAALQFAA, translated from the coding sequence CTGAGCCGGGCCGCTCCCGAGGCGCCAGCCGCAGCCGACGGGTCGCCGGCGGCGACCCGTCGGCTGCGGCCACTACGCGCCCTGTTGCCCTACGTTGGCCGCTACCCCGGGCGGTTGGCGCTTGCCCTGTCGTTCCTGCTGCTGGCTGCCGGCGCCATGCTGATGCTTCCCCACGCCGTCAAGCTGCTTGTCGACGGGGGGCTGATGCAGCCCGTTGCAGGGGCTTCGGACGAGCGGCTGGCAGCGATTCGGCAGCACTTCCTGTTCCTCTTCGCGCTCTCGTTGCTGCTCGGTCTGGCCACGGCCGCTCGCTACTACATGGTGAGCTGGATCGGCGAGCGTGTCACCACCGACCTGCGGCAAGCGGTCTACGCGCACGTGCTGCGGCAGAGTCCGCAGTTCTTCGAGACGCTGAAGACCGGCGAGGTTCTCTCGCGTCTCAGCACCGATACGACGGTCATCCACCATGCGCTCGGCTCGAGCGTCAGCATGGGGCTGCGCAACCTCGTGCTGCTGCTCGGCGGCCTGGCGATGCTGCTGGCGACCGCGCCGCGGCTGATGCTGTCGGTCGCCGGCATCATCGTCCTCGTCGTCTTGCCGGCGGTGCTGATCGCGCGGCGCGTCCGCAAGTTGTCGCGCGCCAGCCAGGATCGACTGGCCGACACCGGTGGCATCGCCGGCGAGGTGCTCAATGCGGTCGCGGTGGTCCAGAGCTACGGCCGCGAGGCGGCCGAGGCCGAGCGCTTCGGTCGCGCCAACGAAGAGGCCTTCACTGCCTCGATGCGACGCACCGGCACGCGCTCGGCACTGACCGCCTTCGTCATCATCGGCGTCTTCGCCTCGTTGCTGTACGGCATGTACGGCGGCGTGCGGGCCGTTCTGGCCGGTGAGATCAGCGCTGGCGAGCTGAGCCAGACGGCGCTCTACGTGATGCTCGTCGCCGGCAGCGTTGCCGTCCTCGCCGAGGTCTGGGGCGATCTGCTGCGGGCTGCGGGCGCCACCGAGCGGCTGATGGAACTGCTTGCGGTGCGCTCGCCAATCGTCGAGCCGGCGCGTCCGCTCAGCCTGCCGCCGGCGGCAGGCGGCCTGCAGCTCTGCTTCAGCCAGGTGCACTTCGTCTATCCGTCAAGACCGACGGCAGGCGTCCTGCTCGGGCTCGATCTCAGTATTGCGGCGGGGCAGACGGTAGCGCTGGTCGGGCCCTCGGGCGCCGGCAAGACCACCGTGTTCCAGCTGCTGCAGCGCTTCTACGATGTCGCTGCCGGCGCCATCCTGGTCGACGGGGCCGACCTGCGGCAACTGCCGCTCGCCGAGCTGCGCGGGCGGATCGCGGTCGTGCCGCAGGAGCCCGTGATCTTCTCCGGCAGCATTGCCGACAACATCGCCTACGGCAGACCGGGCGCTTCGCCCGACGAGATTCGCGCCGCGGCTGGCGCCGCGTTTGTCGACGACTTCGTTCACCGCCTGCCCGCAGGCTACGACACCTTCGTCGGCGAACGCGGCCTGCGCCTCTCCGGGGGGCAGCGGCAGCGTATCGCCATCGCCCGGGCGATACTGAAGAACGCGCCGCTGCTGTTGCTCGACGAGGCGACCAGCAGCCTCGACGCGGCCAGCGAGCGCGTCGTCCAGGCGGCCCTCGAGGTCGCGATGACCGGCCGGACGACGATCGTCATCGCCCACCGCCTGGCGACGGTGCAGCGCGCCGACCGCATCATCGTCCTCGATCACGGCCGCGTCGTCGAGGACGGAACGCATGCCGCGCTGGTGGCGAAGGGAGGTCTGTACGCCGGACTGGCGGCGTTGCAGTTTGCTGCGTGA
- a CDS encoding PLP-dependent aminotransferase family protein — MEAEALRYEKLAEDLRGIIAAGNLQPGERLPSVRRLSRERRLSVSTVLQALHQLEDRGLVEARPQSGYFVRHPGVRRAQPDSRSPPDIPVAVDVSQRLMRVLQAGVAPGVAPLAAALPASGLLPLASLQRLYAGVVRRHPRLLAGGSHINMDEAALVRQLLLRSVAWAGGLAASEFVITNSCTEALALCLRAVTSPGDIVAVESPAYYLMLQLLESLGLKALEIPTDPGRGLSIEALDLATRDGRVAACLLVPNASNPLGSIMPDENKRRLARLAADRGLPVIEDDIYGDLHFGNERPRPIKAFDGSGQVMLCSSFSKCLSPALRIGFIAGGRYRSQIALQKTIGSGATNPVTQLVLAEYLASGACERHLRTLRRAYQRQVEAMRGAVARYFPAETRITEPQGGFVLWVELPPEIDASARFEQAIAAGVAYVPGELFSASGMYRNCLRLNCGNPHSPEIDDAVRRLGDLLSR, encoded by the coding sequence ATGGAAGCTGAGGCACTGCGCTACGAGAAACTGGCCGAGGATCTGCGCGGCATCATCGCCGCCGGTAACCTGCAACCCGGCGAACGCCTGCCTTCGGTGCGGCGCCTGTCGCGCGAACGCCGCCTGTCGGTGTCGACGGTGCTGCAGGCGCTGCACCAACTCGAGGATCGCGGACTCGTCGAGGCGCGGCCGCAGTCGGGCTATTTCGTCCGCCACCCAGGCGTCCGGCGCGCGCAACCGGACAGCCGCTCGCCGCCGGATATTCCGGTGGCGGTCGATGTCAGCCAGCGGCTGATGCGCGTGCTGCAGGCCGGGGTGGCCCCTGGTGTGGCGCCGCTGGCAGCGGCGCTGCCGGCCTCCGGCCTGCTGCCGCTGGCCTCGCTGCAGCGGCTGTACGCCGGCGTCGTCCGGCGCCATCCGCGACTGCTCGCGGGCGGCAGCCACATCAACATGGACGAGGCCGCGCTCGTGCGGCAGTTGCTGTTGCGTTCAGTCGCCTGGGCCGGCGGGCTGGCCGCCAGCGAGTTCGTCATCACCAATTCCTGCACCGAGGCGCTCGCCCTGTGCCTGCGGGCGGTGACCAGTCCCGGCGACATCGTGGCCGTCGAATCGCCTGCCTACTACCTGATGCTGCAACTGCTCGAATCGCTTGGCCTGAAGGCGCTCGAGATTCCGACCGACCCCGGCCGCGGGCTGTCGATCGAAGCCCTTGATCTGGCGACCCGCGATGGCCGGGTCGCCGCCTGCCTGCTGGTGCCCAATGCCAGCAACCCGCTCGGCAGCATCATGCCGGACGAAAACAAGCGGCGACTGGCACGGCTCGCCGCTGACCGCGGCTTGCCGGTGATCGAGGACGACATCTACGGCGACCTCCACTTCGGCAACGAACGTCCGCGGCCGATCAAGGCTTTCGACGGAAGCGGCCAGGTGATGCTCTGCTCGTCGTTCTCGAAGTGTCTTTCGCCGGCGCTGCGGATCGGCTTCATCGCCGGCGGACGCTACCGCTCGCAGATCGCCCTGCAGAAGACGATCGGCAGCGGCGCGACGAATCCGGTGACGCAACTGGTGCTCGCCGAGTACCTCGCGTCGGGTGCCTGCGAGCGCCATCTGCGCACGCTGCGGCGCGCCTACCAGCGGCAGGTCGAGGCCATGCGCGGAGCAGTCGCCCGCTACTTTCCGGCCGAGACCCGGATCACCGAGCCGCAGGGCGGTTTCGTGTTGTGGGTCGAGCTGCCGCCCGAGATCGATGCCAGCGCGCGCTTCGAGCAGGCGATCGCTGCCGGCGTGGCCTACGTTCCGGGCGAACTTTTCTCGGCCAGCGGCATGTATCGCAACTGCTTGCGCCTGAACTGCGGCAACCCGCATTCGCCGGAGATCGACGACGCAGTTCGCCGGCTCGGCGATCTGCTCAGCCGCTGA
- a CDS encoding DUF2917 domain-containing protein, with protein MKLDPCNSQICLTANRPLRLLAARGVRINCTAGIAWLTVAGEAGDILLAAGESHRVRSNGLALVEAIGTARVQLEQPLPGWATLWRAARGYWRRRPLALRPSVWRPRLAWREGSATAG; from the coding sequence ATGAAACTCGATCCATGCAACAGCCAGATCTGCCTCACCGCGAACCGGCCGCTGCGGCTGCTCGCGGCGCGTGGCGTCCGCATCAACTGCACGGCCGGCATCGCCTGGCTGACGGTCGCCGGTGAAGCAGGCGACATCCTGCTTGCGGCGGGTGAGAGTCATCGGGTGCGCAGCAACGGTCTCGCGCTGGTCGAGGCCATCGGCACGGCGCGCGTCCAGCTCGAGCAGCCGCTGCCTGGCTGGGCGACGCTGTGGCGCGCCGCGCGCGGCTACTGGCGCCGGCGACCGTTGGCGTTGCGCCCGTCCGTCTGGCGTCCGCGGCTGGCGTGGCGCGAGGGTTCGGCCACCGCCGGCTGA
- a CDS encoding type IV toxin-antitoxin system AbiEi family antitoxin, with protein MKTADAGVVLDRTVQALRAHSLVVAVQADHAAQTDGHARTWLRVARGRGSSDYSVVVKGRLTQSSLGAVLAQLRQPVDAGQPPALLVTDHVSPPLAERLQASQQQFADAAGNAYLETPSFLVLVKGRKPDAKEIALRASRGFSNSRLKVLFALICDPQLAAAPYRTIAAAANVALGSLPAVLADLQRDESLLVQQRQRRLNASKRLLDEWAQAYAVGLRGRTLSARHVAGNFARWPEWPLPSASLRWGGEPAAKLLGCSLQPGILTLYGDRLPARLVTLGHLVPAGPADYQGLLELRKPFWGEALAAATGPQTVPPALVYADLLATGNGHCCEAAQAVYESFLARAFPSR; from the coding sequence ATGAAAACGGCGGATGCAGGCGTGGTTCTCGACCGGACCGTGCAGGCCTTGCGTGCCCACAGCCTGGTAGTGGCGGTGCAGGCCGATCACGCGGCCCAGACGGACGGGCACGCACGCACTTGGCTGCGTGTTGCCAGAGGGCGCGGCAGCAGCGACTACTCGGTCGTGGTCAAGGGGCGGTTGACGCAGAGCAGCCTCGGCGCGGTGCTGGCGCAGTTGCGGCAACCGGTCGACGCCGGCCAGCCACCGGCGCTCCTGGTCACCGACCATGTCAGCCCGCCACTGGCGGAGCGCCTGCAAGCCAGCCAGCAACAGTTCGCCGACGCGGCGGGCAATGCCTACCTGGAGACCCCCTCGTTCCTCGTCCTCGTCAAGGGCCGCAAGCCGGATGCGAAGGAGATCGCCCTGCGCGCCAGCCGGGGCTTCAGCAACAGTCGTCTGAAGGTGCTTTTCGCGCTGATCTGCGACCCACAACTGGCGGCCGCACCCTACCGAACGATCGCGGCGGCGGCGAACGTCGCGCTCGGGTCCCTGCCGGCAGTTCTCGCCGATCTGCAGCGGGACGAGTCGCTGCTGGTGCAGCAACGACAGCGGCGGCTGAACGCCAGCAAGCGACTGCTCGACGAATGGGCGCAGGCCTATGCCGTCGGTCTGCGTGGGCGGACCCTGAGCGCTCGTCATGTGGCTGGAAACTTCGCTCGCTGGCCGGAGTGGCCGCTGCCTTCCGCATCTCTGCGCTGGGGGGGAGAGCCGGCGGCCAAGCTGCTCGGCTGCAGTCTGCAGCCGGGGATCCTGACGCTCTATGGCGACAGATTGCCGGCACGACTGGTCACTCTCGGGCATCTCGTTCCGGCCGGTCCAGCCGACTACCAGGGCCTGCTCGAACTGCGCAAGCCGTTCTGGGGCGAAGCTCTGGCAGCGGCCACGGGGCCGCAGACGGTGCCCCCGGCGCTGGTCTACGCCGACCTGCTGGCCACCGGCAACGGACATTGCTGTGAGGCGGCGCAGGCGGTCTACGAGAGCTTTCTGGCGCGCGCCTTTCCGTCCCGCTGA
- a CDS encoding DMT family transporter, whose product MQSLWMVLASLFFACMGVCVKLAAASHSAGEIVFYRSVLSLLAMFLLVRLRGVPLRTPHWRWQISRGAVGFAALLAYFWAITLLPLATAVTLNYTSAIFLAIYLAVAGQRPTTGVFFALALGLAGVGLLLRPSWGADQLPAALLGLASGALAGMAYFSVRELGLRGEPESRTVFYFSLVSSLGATCWLAFSKLHPIDLRSGSLLLGVAAFATAAQLAMTRAYAASRTLLSAALAYTTVIFASFFGIVIWNETLDRWSWLAIGLIILSGVAATHFSAPSPSRRTFPWRPPATTPGRWQGIQRDGKARARKLS is encoded by the coding sequence ATGCAATCGCTCTGGATGGTCCTCGCCAGCCTCTTTTTCGCCTGTATGGGCGTCTGCGTCAAACTGGCCGCGGCGAGCCACTCTGCCGGGGAGATCGTCTTCTACCGCAGCGTGCTGTCGCTGCTCGCCATGTTCCTGCTCGTCCGCCTGCGCGGTGTGCCGCTGCGCACGCCACACTGGCGTTGGCAGATCAGCCGCGGCGCGGTCGGCTTCGCGGCACTGCTCGCCTACTTCTGGGCGATCACCTTGCTGCCGCTGGCCACGGCCGTCACCCTGAACTACACCTCTGCCATTTTCCTGGCAATCTATCTGGCCGTCGCCGGGCAGCGGCCGACCACCGGCGTCTTCTTCGCACTGGCGCTCGGCCTCGCCGGTGTCGGCCTGCTGCTGCGGCCGAGCTGGGGTGCGGACCAACTGCCCGCTGCACTCCTCGGCCTGGCTTCCGGTGCACTCGCAGGCATGGCCTATTTCAGTGTCCGCGAGCTGGGTCTACGAGGCGAGCCCGAGAGCCGGACCGTCTTCTACTTTTCCCTCGTGTCGTCGCTCGGCGCCACCTGTTGGCTGGCCTTTTCCAAGCTGCATCCGATCGATCTGCGCAGCGGCAGCCTGCTGTTAGGCGTCGCGGCTTTCGCCACTGCCGCCCAACTGGCGATGACGCGCGCCTATGCCGCGAGTCGCACGCTCCTGTCGGCGGCTCTCGCCTACACCACGGTGATCTTCGCCAGCTTCTTCGGCATCGTCATCTGGAACGAGACACTCGACCGCTGGTCCTGGCTGGCGATCGGGCTGATCATCCTGTCCGGCGTTGCAGCAACGCACTTCTCGGCGCCGTCGCCCAGCCGGCGGACCTTTCCCTGGCGTCCGCCGGCAACGACGCCCGGCCGATGGCAAGGGATTCAGCGGGACGGAAAGGCGCGCGCCAGAAAGCTCTCGTAG